One genomic segment of Nitrospiraceae bacterium includes these proteins:
- a CDS encoding ATP-binding protein, with product MTARRPNIDRSPVPVSLNILELLTRFSSDLGAMTDLRALSDRILQTLCTAGSSSHGALFVLDRERDRYRRMSTIGPVANSAFPTSLPADHPLPHHLTQIRRIFIQKDIPTKRRYSDSNSTIRPMMESFQAACAIPHFNKGRLIAYSILGKSHMSDMVDKESQLVLTSLAQIAANALDNIMLYEDLHRSQTLMKRTDRLKSLETIAGGFAHEIRNPLTSIKTFIQLAPERKDDADFIREFSKVVIDDVYRIERLIQEILDYARYMEPKLTDEDINEIVSSCLYFVDVKAERLGIKIEKELASDLPRVMLDRQQVKQVLLNLLLNAMDAMGERGGRLHVRTHKLMKPGGKIWAQIEIEDTGHGIPEGTLEHIFDPFFTTKHESGEHEGTGLGLTIVHQIIQEHRGEIQVKSTVDVGTTFFVNLPALPA from the coding sequence ATGACAGCACGACGACCCAACATCGATCGTTCTCCGGTTCCGGTTTCCTTGAATATCCTCGAGTTACTCACTCGGTTTTCCTCCGATCTTGGGGCAATGACAGACCTTCGTGCCTTGAGCGATCGGATTCTGCAGACACTTTGCACCGCGGGATCCAGCTCGCATGGTGCTCTGTTCGTTTTAGATCGTGAACGGGACCGGTATCGGCGGATGAGCACGATTGGCCCCGTAGCCAATTCGGCATTTCCCACGAGCCTGCCAGCCGATCATCCCTTGCCCCATCATTTGACTCAAATTCGCCGAATCTTCATCCAAAAAGATATTCCTACGAAGCGTCGTTACAGCGATTCCAACTCGACGATTCGACCAATGATGGAATCGTTTCAAGCCGCCTGCGCCATTCCACACTTCAACAAAGGCCGCCTCATTGCCTATTCGATCCTGGGGAAAAGTCATATGTCCGACATGGTCGACAAGGAATCCCAGCTTGTGCTCACCTCCCTCGCCCAGATTGCGGCAAATGCGCTGGACAACATCATGCTCTATGAAGACCTCCACCGCTCCCAAACCTTGATGAAACGAACAGACCGCCTGAAGTCTCTCGAGACCATTGCCGGCGGGTTCGCCCACGAAATCCGCAACCCCTTAACTTCTATCAAAACGTTTATCCAGCTGGCCCCTGAACGAAAGGATGATGCTGATTTTATTAGGGAATTCAGCAAAGTGGTGATTGACGATGTGTACAGGATTGAGCGGTTGATCCAAGAAATCCTGGACTATGCCCGATATATGGAACCGAAGTTGACGGATGAGGACATCAATGAGATCGTTTCCTCCTGCCTGTACTTCGTCGACGTAAAGGCCGAACGGCTGGGGATAAAGATTGAAAAAGAGTTGGCGTCTGACTTACCTCGTGTCATGCTGGACCGTCAGCAAGTCAAGCAAGTTCTGTTAAACCTGCTCCTGAACGCCATGGATGCTATGGGTGAGCGGGGAGGGCGGTTGCATGTTCGGACACACAAGCTTATGAAACCAGGAGGAAAGATCTGGGCTCAGATCGAGATAGAGGACACGGGCCACGGTATCCCGGAAGGCACGCTTGAACATATCTTTGATCCGTTTTTTACCACAAAACATGAAAGTGGTGAGCACGAGGGCACAGGACTGGGTTTGACGATCGTTCATCAAATTATTCAGGAACACCGGGGCGAAATTCAGGTCAAGAGTACGGTCGACG